One region of Halomicrobium sp. LC1Hm genomic DNA includes:
- a CDS encoding DUF192 domain-containing protein translates to MTALDETCTPLGTVSVAIADNDSERITGLSDTDSLAWDEGMLFVFPETGEHAFVMREMSFPLDIVYVAPNGTVTRIHHAPVPDGEYERRYPGTGKYVLEVNRGWTNETGVSVGDRLRLPNVTAS, encoded by the coding sequence GTGACGGCACTGGACGAGACGTGTACGCCGCTGGGAACCGTCTCCGTGGCGATCGCGGACAACGACAGCGAACGCATCACCGGGCTGAGCGACACCGACTCGCTGGCGTGGGACGAGGGCATGCTGTTCGTCTTTCCCGAAACCGGCGAACACGCCTTCGTGATGCGAGAGATGTCGTTCCCGCTGGACATCGTCTACGTCGCGCCCAACGGCACGGTCACCCGGATTCACCACGCGCCGGTCCCCGACGGCGAGTACGAGCGCCGGTATCCCGGTACCGGGAAGTACGTGCTGGAGGTCAACCGCGGCTGGACCAACGAGACCGGCGTCTCCGTCGGCGACCGACTGCGACTCCCGAACGTCACCGCGTCGTAG